The proteins below are encoded in one region of Belonocnema kinseyi isolate 2016_QV_RU_SX_M_011 chromosome 5, B_treatae_v1, whole genome shotgun sequence:
- the LOC117173427 gene encoding neuromodulin, which translates to MSQTIEEEMKANKAATKIQAGFRGYRVRKQLKEFKRANSDSEIDDPSSPPSLKRGDSRTSLEEKSATKIQAGIRGFLVRKRHQQEQQAATRIQAGFRGFRTRKALKQKGQ; encoded by the coding sequence ATGTCTCAGACGATCGAGGAAGAAATGAAGGCCAACAAAGCAGCGACCAAAATCCAGGCAGGATTCAGAGGATACAGAGTTCGAAAGCAGCTGAAAGAATTTAAGAGAGCAAACAGCGATAGTGAAATTGATGATCCGTCAAGTCCTCCTTCGTTGAAGAGAGGAGATTCCAGGACATCTTTGGAGGAAAAATCAGCCACGAAAATCCAAGCTGGAATTCGTGGGTTTTTGGTGAGGAAAAGACACCAACAGGAACAGCAGGCTGCTACCAGAATTCAGGCTGGATTCCGAGGATTCAGGACGAGGAAGGCCCTGAAGCAAAAGGGACAGtga